DNA from Aureimonas sp. AU20:
GCGTCTTTGCGTCAGGCTCGGGCCAGCCTCAGGCCCAAGCTCAGGCTTGAGCCGCCGCGCGCAGGCCGAGCGGCGTCTGCGCCTTGGCGTCGGCGCCGCGCAGATAGAGCGGCAGCGGCGGGGCGCCGGGCTCGCGCCGAGCGGCGAGCCGCGCCAGAGCGGCGAGCGAGGCGAAGCGCCGGTCCGGCAGGAAGGACGCCGCGCCCGCGCCCAGCGCCTCGCGCGCGATCTCCGCGCCCGTGCCGACGACGCGCAGGCCCGCACCAACCGCGCCGATGAAAGCGCCGAGCGCCTCCGGCGTCACCGCTTCCGGGGTCAGCAAGGGGTCTCCGCCTTGCGCGAAGAGCGCGGCATAAAGCTCGCCGCGCCTGGCATCATGGACAGCCAGAACCGGCCCTTCGCCCCATTCGGGCTCGGCCAGCGCCTCCAGCGTCGAGATGCCGACGGCGCGAAGGCCGAGGCTGAGTTCCAGCCCGCGCACGGCGGCGACGCCGACGCGAATGCCGGTGAACGAGCCCGGCCCGATGCAGACGGCGAGCTTGCCGATCTCGCTCCAGTCCGCACCCGCCTCAGTGAGGACCTCTTCGATCACGCCCATCAGCCGCTCGGCATGGCCGCGCCCGATCTCCTCCTCGCGGATGGCCGCGAACGTGCCGTCCGACAGGCGAAGCAGCGCGGCGGAGCAGCGCTCGTTGGCGGTGTCGATCGCCAGAAGCAGGTCCTTGCCCATGCGATGGCCTCGGATCAGGCCGCTTCCATCGCTTCCACGGCTTCGACTTCCGGCACGAAATGGCGCAGCAGGTTCTCGATCCCGTGCTTCAGCGTGGCGGTGGAGGACGGGCAGCCCGCGCAGGAGCCGCGCATGTTCAGGAAGACCACGCCGTCGCGGAAGCCGCGGAAGGTGATGTCGCCGCCGTCCTGCGCCACGGCCGGGCGCACCCGCGTGTCGAGCAGTTCCTTGATCGTGGAGACGACGGCCTCGTCACCCTCCTCGAAGAACTCCTCGCCCGAGTCCGACGCCAGCGCGCCGCCGGCCGCCGTCGGCGCCATGACCGGCTCGCCCGACAGGAAGTGCTCCATGATCGCGGCGAGGATGGCGGGCTTGAGATGAGCCCAGTCCGTCGCGTCCTTGGTCACGGTGATGAAGTCGTAGCCGAAGAAGACGGCGGTGACGCCGCTGACCGCCATGAGCTTGCCGGCGAGCCGCGAGCGCGCGCCCGCCTCGGCCGGCTCCAGGAACTCGGCCGTGCCGTTTTCCAGAACCACCCGGCCGGGCAGGAACTTCAAGGTCTGCGGATTGGGCGTGGATTCGGTCTGGATGAACATGGCGGGCGTCCGATCTGGGAGAAACGGGGCAAAGAGCAAGCGTTGTCCTGGAGATAAGCCCCCGCGCCCCGCGCCGCAAGCGCACAGACCCCGTGCGGGCCTGTCCGCACCGTCCACCGGATCGGCCTCTTTTGCGGATGCCACGCAACGAAGCCGCCCCGCCGCGCCTTTCCCCGACACAGGCGGGGGTCGAACAGGGGGACTGGGCCGACATGGCTTCACATTCGGGACCATCGCCATCCGGCGCGTCGTCGGGGTCGAAGGTGGTCATCTATGCCGCGCTCGCCGGCAATTTTCTGATCGCCGTCACCAAGTTCGTCGCAGCCGGCTTCACCGGCTCCTCGGCCATGGTCAGCGAGGGCGTCCACTCGCTGGTGGACACGGGCAACGAGCTGCTGCTCCTCTATGGTCTCAGCCGCGCCGCCCGGCCCGCCGACCGCACGCATCCGCTCGGCCACGGGCGCGAGCTCTATTTCTGGACCTTCATCGTCGCGCTTCTGGTGTTCGCGCTCGGCGCGGGCGTCTCGATCTACGAGGGCGTCCAGCACATGCTGGCGCCCGAGCCGATCGAAAACCCGATGGTCAACTATATCGTGCTCGGCCTGTC
Protein-coding regions in this window:
- the tsaB gene encoding tRNA (adenosine(37)-N6)-threonylcarbamoyltransferase complex dimerization subunit type 1 TsaB, with amino-acid sequence MGKDLLLAIDTANERCSAALLRLSDGTFAAIREEEIGRGHAERLMGVIEEVLTEAGADWSEIGKLAVCIGPGSFTGIRVGVAAVRGLELSLGLRAVGISTLEALAEPEWGEGPVLAVHDARRGELYAALFAQGGDPLLTPEAVTPEALGAFIGAVGAGLRVVGTGAEIAREALGAGAASFLPDRRFASLAALARLAARREPGAPPLPLYLRGADAKAQTPLGLRAAAQA
- a CDS encoding NifU family protein; the encoded protein is MFIQTESTPNPQTLKFLPGRVVLENGTAEFLEPAEAGARSRLAGKLMAVSGVTAVFFGYDFITVTKDATDWAHLKPAILAAIMEHFLSGEPVMAPTAAGGALASDSGEEFFEEGDEAVVSTIKELLDTRVRPAVAQDGGDITFRGFRDGVVFLNMRGSCAGCPSSTATLKHGIENLLRHFVPEVEAVEAMEAA